The region CGTACTGAATGGTCCGCTGAAGTGGGATATTAACGGCAACATCTCGGCCAATCGCAACAAGCTCACGCTCATCGACGGGACCCGTACCGAAATCATTCCCGGTGGTGGCGATGCCTCTATTGGTGCTTTTACCAACAACAGCATCCTGCGGGTAGGTGCGCCCATCGGCTCGTTCTATGGCTATGTGTTCGATGGCATTTACCAAACCGGCGACAACATCCCGACGGGGCGTATTCCGGGCAACATCCGGTATCGTGATCTGAATGGCGACGGGGTCATTTCGGGAGCGGATCAGACCATTATCGGTAACCCGAACCCGAGCTATATTTTCGGAATCAACAACACCCTGAAGTACAAAGGCTTCGACTTAAGCTTATTCGTGCAGGGTGTACAGGGCAACCAGATCTTTGCCGTTTCGAGAGTCCGGCTGGAAGCCGGGGCGGGTGCCATCAATCAGTATGCCACCTACGTAAACCGCTGGACATCCACCAATCCATCGAACCAGTACCTGAAAGCCTCGACGGGGCAGCGGGTAAACCAGTCGGACATTCACATCGAAGATGGTTCGTTTGTCCGCTTCAAGAACATAACCCTCGGTTACACGATTCCTGCCGCTGGCAAACTGGCCTGGCTGGCGAATTCGCGGGTGTATGTGAGTGCCAACAATTTTGCTACCCTGACCAACTATTCGGGCTATGATCCGGAGGTGAACACCGCAGGGCAGAACAACCTCAACCTGGGTGTAGACAACATCGGATTCCCCGTATCCAAGTCGTTCATTGCCGGTCTTCAACTCAACTTCTAACCGTAGCCAACACCGATCATGAAATTTACCCGTATCTGTTCATTCCTGGGACTAACCTTTTTACTGGCGCAGCTGAGCGCGTGTCAGTTAACCGAAACGCCCTACTCTTTCGTTTCACCCCAACAGTTTTATACATCGGCTTCCGATGCCGAAGCGGCCCTCACGGCTGCCTATACCCCCGTTACCGATCTCTATGGCCGGGTGGGTACACAGTTGCCCGACTACTCCGCCGATCAGTCGTTTCCAAGGGCCGTCGTTGGCCGCGATCAACTGACGGTGTTCTCCTACGATGCCACGATGGACCTGATTGGCGGGTACTGGCAGCATTGCTTCAACGGGATTAACCGGGCCAATCAGGTACTCGACAATGTCCCGAAGATTGCGATGGACGATACCCGAAAGAAGCAGATTCTGGCTGAAGCGTATTTTCTGCGCGGACTGTACTACTTCCACCTCGTTAAAACCTTTGGCGAAGTCCCAATCAAGCAGACTAGTACCAAAGATATAGCGTCGACGGAAGCCGCCAAAAGCAAAGTTGAGGAGGTGTATGCCCTTATTTTCAAGGATTTCGAACAGGCGATAAAAGACCTGCCCGCTACGCCGAAAGACCGGGGCCGGGCGGCAATCGGGGCGGCTCAGGGCCTGCTGGCGAAAGCGTACCTGTATGCCGGAAACTGGGCGAAAGCTGTCGAAAACGCCCAAGCCGTTATTCAATCGAACCGATATAGTCTAATGCCCAACGTGCTGGACCTATACAATCCACTTAAAGAGGACGCAGCTCGGACAGAGCAGATTTTTGCGGCTGAATTTTCGGCCCTGAGTGGCTTGAATAGCTCTGATCTGGTGGGCTTCTATGCCCCGGCCAACTCGCCACCGGTCTTCTCGAAAGCAGCCTTCGGATCAGCCTTCGGCTATATGTCGTTCTACAATTCGTTCAATCCGGTCGATAAACGTCGGCAACTGCTCGATACGGCCTACGTAAATTCGGCCGGCAAGCTGATTGGTCAGGCCGATGTTACATTGAAAGACCGGGTTATTATCAAGAAGTTCCTGGACCCCAACTCCAACGGAGCCAACGGCGAAAACAACTTCCCGATTCTCAGACTGGCCGACGTATACCTCATTGCGGCCGAGGCCGAAGCGCGGCAAAATGGCCCGACAGCCATCGCCTATGCCGCCATCAACACCGTTCGTCGGCGGGCGGGCATTCCCGACCTGACGCCGGGCCTGAGCAAGGATGCCTTTATCGAAGCCGTATTGCAGGAACGTTCGTGGGAACTGTTTGTCGAGGCCGACCGCTGGTACGACCTCACCCGAACGGGCAAATTCAAAATGGTAGCCAATGTGCTGAACTCGTATTATCCATCGAGGCCGGTCCAGGACAAGCATCGATTCTTTCCCATCCCGAACGTCGAAGTGCTGACCAACTCGAAACTGGAACAAAATCCAGCCTGGAAATAACCGAATGTGCCCTACTCTATCACCTTGTTGTCAACTATGACAGATCGACGCACATTTCTGGCTTCTGCCGCCGGGTTGTTCCTGACGAGCTCCGCTATGGGGTCGCCATGGAACAACCCGACCGGCAACGGGTCCGATACCCTCGACCTTAATGCGCTGATGCAGCCCATACAGCCCCGTTCAATACTGCGTGACCCCGATTGGTATATCTGGGGGGGCGGTATGGTACGAACACCCGACGGCATTTGTCATATGCTGTTTGCCCGCTGGCCACGTAAAGAAGGGTACAATGCCTGGGTGACACACTCCGAAATTGCCCACGCCACCAGCAACGACCCACTTGGCCCCTGGACCGTGACCGGACCGGTTTTTGAGCGCCGACCCGGTTTCTGGGATGCGGATAACCTGCACAACCCGCTGATTCAGGAGTTCGACGGTAAGTATTACCTCTATTATTCGGGCAATTTTGGACCCCGCGACGGCACCAGAGACGGCTGGTGGATTCACCGCAACAACCAGCGGCTGGGGGTAGCCGTTGCCGACCATCCGGCTGGACCCTGGAAACGCTTCGACAAGCCCCTGCTCGACAGAACCACCGGCTCTTTCGATGGACTGCTGGTCAATAGCCCCACCGTAGCCCGCAACCGGGCCGGGCACTATGTAATGGTTTACAAAGGCGTGAGCGAGGGACCTATGCCGTTTGGCGGAAAAGTCAGAATGGGACTGGCTACGGCAACAAACCCGCTGGGGCCCTGGAAAAAAGAAAACATCACCCTCTTCGATCATCCGACGGAGCAATTTCCAACCGATGATAACTTCATCTGGTATCAGCCAACCAGGAACGGTGAGGGCCGCTTTTATGCCATCGTGAAAGACTACCGGGGCTTTTACACCAAACAGGCCCGTCCGGGTTCAGTAGAAAAGGAATCACTGGTACTATTTACGTCTAAAACCGGACGCGACTGGACATTGGCTGCGCATCCCTTTGTGTCGGATTTTCACCTGCGCTGGGCCAACGGGTCTGTCAGCGACCGGCTCCACCGGCTCGATCAGCCACAGGTCTGGCTCGAAAACGGCAAACCGTCGGTGCTGTTTCTGGCGGTGAAAGCGAAGGATGATGCCGATGATTCAGACTTGTCGTACAATATTCAAATCAAGTTAAAGGCTTAATTTTCAAGATTTACAATACCTCAAACTGAAGCATAACCCGGCCTGGCAGTAACTGTACCCATGGGCTTTAGCCCGTGTTCTCTTTAGTACTATTTACTACAAAACACGGACTGAAGTCCGTGGGTACGATTAAACCACTCACTCAATGCGTTTTATCTGGAAAATATCACTTTTAAGTATCGGCTGGCTCACGGTGCGGGCACAATCGAACCCGCCCCTGTCGCTGGCGAACGAGCGCGTCAGGATCAGCTGGAAAAATACGCCAACGGGCTGGGCCATTGGTCAGGTGACCGTGCGAAAAGGCGCGAACTGGGTAAGCCTGTCGACGCCATCCGGCGAGAATACGCTGCTGTATGCCGCCGAGAAGCCTTCCGATAAGCCCGATACAACCTTCAGGGATATTACGGGACAGCCTTTTCCTTCCGAACGATACCATTACCAGCAGAAACAGTGGGCCGAAAGCACCAATCCGGTGTCGCTGAACAAGGCAGGTAAGGCGCTGCATTTTTTTCCGAAAGAAGCGAAACAAATTAGTTCGAACAGCCTGTCCTTTCAGCACCAGACAGAAGCGGCTACGGTCAGTACGGTCTGGTCATTCGATCCCAAATTCCCGTCGGACATTGTTGTGAAACAGACCGTCACCGCCAAAAAACCGGGGTATTTCTCGCTGGCAAGCCCAACGCTATTTAGTGTGTCAACGCAAAATCTGGCCTGGGCAACCATTCCGGGCTATTTTCAGGGCAATAAACTCCAGCCGAACTTCGCGCTGGCCTACGCCTACGGGCATGGCATTCCAACCCTACCGGCCGTTTACCGGGAGCGCTGCGCCAGTACCCTTTGCCCAATGGTGACCACGAAAAACGGCGTTACCATTTCGGTTATTCCGGAACCGGGCCTATCGCGGGACCCCTGGGCCGTGGATAAAAGCACCCAGATCGACTGGGAAATCGGCTTGTCGCACATGAACCGTAAGGCGCAGCTTTCACCAACGCTCTATTACCCGGTTCTGGGTGAGCCAAAATCCAGCCTCCAAACCGGCGAAAGCATCAGTTATTCGTTTCGATACAGCCTGACGGATGGCGACTGGTTCAAAGCCCTCAACCACGCCGTGTACGACATCTATCAATTCAGGGAAACGCTGGCGCTACGGCAGTCTACCCAGTCGCTGACGGATCGTATTCAGAAGATGCACCACTACCTCACCGACCCCAAAACGTCGCTGTGGAATATCGAGGAGTTTGACGGCAAAAAACTGGGTGCCCAGTCGTACCTGGGTGGCGTTGTCGGCTCCGACAAAGACGCCATGAAAAACTCCGACTACGGTGCCATGTGGATGCTCGCCAACGCCACCCACGACCCGCTCCTGACCGAAAACGTGCTTCCCTACGCCGAAAACTTCAAGCTGGCCCAGCAGGAAACCGGCAACAGTTTCTTCAAAGGCGCGCCCGAAGGACAGTATTATCTGGCAAAGTCGAAGAAGTTCGTGGAGGAGTGGGGCTCCGTCGTGGAGCCGATTGGCCTGACGTATTACACCATGCTCGACATGGGCAACATGCTCCTCTTCGACCCGGCCAATACCGAACTCAAAGAACGGCTTCGAATGGGCGCCGACCGATTGCTGACCTGGCAGAAACCCGATGGACACTGGGCGGTGGCCTACGACCGGAACACCGAACAGGAGATTTTTACCGATATTCAGGATGTGCGCCCCACGTTCTACGGCCTGATTGTGGCTTACCGAATCCTGAAAGACCCGAAATACCTGGCTGCCGCCCGAAAAGGGGCCGACTGGTTCATCAAAAACGCGGTCGAGACGGGGAGTTTTCTGGGTGTATGTGGCGATGCGCGCTACGCGCCCGATTTCGCAACGGGCCAGTCGGCGCAGGCATTGCTGGATTTGTACGACCTGACGAACGACACCCGTTACCAGCGGGCGGCCATTACGGCGGCTAAAATCTACACGACCTCAATCTACACCCACCCCATTGCCAGCCACAAACCGAAAACGGCCAACGGGATTCCGCGAGAAGATTGGGAAATCAGCCAGACGGGCTTAAGCTTTGAGCATGGCGGCATTTTCGGCTCGGCCACGCGGCTGGGACCCATTCAGTTGTGCAGCCACGCGGGTTTGTTCATTCGCATGTATCAACTCACGAAAGAGCCCATTTTTGCGGATATGGCCCGAGCGGGAGCTATCGGCCGGGACGCGTTTGTCGACCCGAAAACGAGTGTGGCGTCGTATTACTGGGAACGGATGAACAAAGGCTCGGGGCCGTATCCGCACCACGCCTGGTGGCAGATTGGCTGGCTCACCGATTACCTGATGGCCGAAGCCGAACTCCGCTCGGCGGGGAAAGTGACGTTTCCGCGTGGGTTCGTTACGCCTAAAGTTGGTCCGCACCAGACGTACGGTTTTAGTGCTGGGTCTGTGTATGGCAAACCCGCCACGCTGCTTGTTCAGGAAGGGCTGGTGCAGCCCGACAGCCCGGTTATCGACTACATCCTGGCCCGCTCCGTCGACCAGAAAAAGCTGTATATCGTTTTGCAGAACAATCGGGCGCAGGCCACGAAGACAACGGTAAAACTAAACCCGGCCGTCATTCAGAAAACCATCGCCAATGCCCGCTGGCTACCGACGAATCAGGCTGTTCCTTCGGGCGACATCACGCTGGATTTGCCGGGTTTCGGGCAGCAGGTATTGGAAGTGGAGTGGCGTTGATTGTATCAGACAGCATCCTGCTGTCTGGCCGTCAGGCAAGGATTACATTTCGAACATAAGTTATGAATACAACCATTGATACCGCCGTTATCGTCATTTTTTCGGCTTTTGTGCTGGTCATCGGCATGTTGTTTGCCCGAACCGGCCGCAACCTTAAGTCCTTCTTTGCCGGGGGCGAAGCGGTGCCCTGGTTCATTGGGGGACTGTCGCTGTTCATGAGCTTTTTTTCGGCGGGTACGTTCGTCGCGTGGGGAAGCATTGCCTATAAATACGGCTGGGTGGCCATCACCATTCAGTGGACCATGTGCATTGGGGCCATCATCACCGGACTTTGGCTGGCACCCCGCTGGAAAAAAACGGGGGCTCTTACAGCCGCCGAGTTTATTCGGAAGCGGTTGGGCCTGACCGTCCAGAAAACCTACATTTTCATTTTCACCCTGGTTAGCATCTTTATCAAGGGATCGGTGCTGTATCCGGTGGCGAAGCTGGTAAGCATATCGCTGAACCTGCCACTCATACCCACCACCATTGGCCTCGGCATTTTCATGATTGCCTACACAGCCGTAGGCGGGCTATGGGCAGTCATGGTGACCGACATTCTTCAGTTTGTAGTGCTGTCGGCCGCCGTGTTCATTCTGATGCCGCTGGCGTTTGATAAAGTTGGCGGGTTCGAAGCATTCACGCAGAAAGTGCCCGCTACGTTTTTTGAGCCCCTCAACGGTGAGTACACCTTCGGCTTCGTGCTGGCATTTATCTTTTACCACATCGCCTACATCGGCGGTAACTGGACGTTTGTGCAGCGGTACACCAGCGTCGACAGCCCCAAATCGGCCCGAAAAGTGGCTTTTCTGTTTGCCGGACTTTACCTCGTCAGCCCGATTATCTGGATGCTACCGCCCATGATCTATAAAGCCATCAACCCGTCGCTGGTGGGGCTCGACACGGAGAATGCGTACCTGGAAATCTGCCGACTGGTATTGCCGCCCGGACTGCTGGGTCTGATGCTTACGGGTATGTATTTCTCTACGTCGGCCAGTGCGAATACTGCGCTCAATGTCGTGTCGGCAGTCTTTACGAATGATATATACAAAGGCATCATCAACCCCGGAGCCACTGACGGGCAGCTTATCCGGGTGGCTCGTTTATCGTCCTGGGGTTTTGGTTTGGGCATGATTGGCATTGCGTTGCTGGTGCCTTATGTGGGCGGTATTGTCGAAGTGGTGCTGAGCATTGGGGCCGTAACCGGTGGTCCCCTGTTGGCCCCGGCTATCTGGGCGCTGTTTTCCAAACGGCAAACGGGCCGCACCACCTTATGGATAACCTGTTCAACGCTTGGCCTAAATCTGGTTTTTAAACTGATTCTTCCGGTGCTGGCCGGTATAAAACTGAGCCGGGCTGAAGAAATGGTGATGGGTATGGGTGTACCCATTTTGCTGTTGGCTGTTGCGGAATGGCTGGCGTCGCGCGAAACCACTGTTAGTTCTGATTACCTGCGCTATGTACAGGACAAAGCCGATGCACCCGTAATGTCATCGAAAGAGGCAGCATCGGAGGCAGTGGAAACAAAACGGCAAAATCGCTTTGGTCTGAAAGTTATTGCAGGTTCGCTGGTGTTTACGGCTCTGATGCTGTTTGGGCTGAGTTTCCTGACAACGGAAGGCGCGGGTATTACAGCAACGATTTCAGCAGTGGTGCTCGTGATGGCAGTAATACCCTGGCGGGCGGCTCAGCGAGTGAAACTATCGTCAGGGCCGCAACAGGTCGAGAAACTCATCAATTCGGATAACTGATAATCGGGGAAAGGCTATGTCGCGTAAAATAGAGAAGTGTCGGTCTTCAGAAACCAAATGGTCAGCGCTCGACGCTAAAGCACAATCTGCGTATTTATTGTCGTCGGGGTCATTATGCATCAGATTCCATTCAAAATACACCGATTGCAATGTACAGTTGTCTAGTGAAAGGAGGAGTTTGACAACATTATCAGCTACAGAAGGCGACGTTTTCTCGGCTAATTTCTCATGGTATTCCAGCAGAATATTTGTGCTCAGAATTAAATCGAACTTACCTGTTCTCAACGCATCGAAGATGGGGCGGTACGGCGATGAAACGGGTAGCGCAATCAGCAGGACATTAATATCAAGAACAACTCTCATTGAGCCGTACCGCTACGCAAATGCTCCGTTTTCCATTGTTCGATGGTCTGGTCATTCCAGCTTTTCTCCTGCCACAACTGGCTCATTTCACGATCAATCTTTTGAGCGAAATAGTCAGCCAGTAACTGACGGATATCCGTCAGTTCTTCCTCCGAAACAGTATACGGATACAGTTTTAGCAACTCCAGTTGGAGGTTGCTCAACTTATCGGGTGTCGGTTGCGAATTTGCCATCACATAAATTCTTTTTACAAATATAAACGAAAGACTGCGGTTTCGTAAGCCTCTCGCTATCAATACATGACACAGTTAAAAACCATTTCACCTGTACTGCTTATTCTGTGGGCAACCTTATTGAGTCATGCCCAATACGCCATCCGCGACCCGAACGCTATCCCCCTGCATGGCGAATGGCGGTTTGCCCTTGACCCCGTCGATGCGGGCGAACGGGGCAACTGGTATCGGGACGATGCCTCGCTGAATCGGTGGGAAAAGGTCACGGTGCCGCACTGTTTCTCGGTCGATCCGCGCTTTCAGTTTTATACCGGAACGGCCTGGTATCGCCGGACTTTCCCATTTAAATCGACTCCGGGCAAACGCGTTATCCTTCATTTCGATGCGGCTTATTACGAAACGTCGGTCTGGATAAACAACCGGAAAGTGGGAACGCATGAGGGCGGCTATACGCCCTTTCACTTTGACGTCACCGACTATCTTCAATCCGACCCGGCCAACGGCGCGTTGAATACCATTGCCATTTCGGTTAACAACAACACCTGGAAAACGACGACCATACCGGGGGCAAAAGACAACAACCTACCCGAATCGTTTCCCGGATGGCTTAATTACGGTGGCCTGATCCGGCCCGTTTACCTGACCGTCGAGCCAGAAACCTATGTCGACAACATAAAAATCGAAGCCGTACCAGACCTAGCGAAAGGGACTTCGACATTGAAAATTAAGACCCGCATTCGGAATGCTGGAAAGCAGGCCATCACACCGAAGCTGGCCTTTCGTGTCGAACAAAATGGCAAACCTGTCGTGCTGACCTGGAAGCAGTCAGCAGGTTCCATAGCCGCTAACCAAACGGCAGTACTGGAAGCGGAAACAGTTCTCAAAGCTGCCGATGTGAAGCTCTGGAGCGTCGACCAGCCCACGTTGTACGACCTCCAGGTAATTGCCGCCACCGACACCGCCCGGACGCATTTCGGGATTCGGAAAGTAGAGGTTCGCAATGCACAACTGCTGCTGAACGGGAAGCCGATCAAGGTAGCGGGTGGCAACCGCGTTGTGGATTATACAGGACTGGGTTCATTGGAACCCGATTGGGTGGTGGAGAAAGACATGCGCCTGATGAAAGAAGCGGGCATGGAACTGCACCGGCTCACCCACTACACGCCCTCCGAAACCGTGTACGACTGGGCCGACCGTAACGGGATGCTGATCATCAGCGAAGCGGGCAACTGGCAGCTTACGCCCCGGCAAATGGATAACGATACCATGCGTACCAAATTCAGGCAGCAGTTTCGCGAGATGGCCGAGCGCGACTGGAATCACCCCAGCGTGATTGCCTACAGTGTGGGCAACGAATACCTGTCCGAGCAACCGGCGGGCCAGCGGTGGACCAAAGATATGATCGCCTTCGCCCGCGAACTCGACCCTACCCGCCTGTACACCTTCGCATCCATGCGACTAAATAGTCTGCCAAAAAAACCGGAAGATGAAGCCAGCCAGTACTGCGACTTCATCTCGACCAATACCTACGGCAACCACGCCAACATCCTGAAACACATCCACTCGCTATACCCCGACAAGCCGATTTTTGTCAGTGAATACGGCACGCGGGCCGATGGCAAAGATGGCGAAGCCGGTCAGGTAACGCACATCGAGAAGTTTCTGACGGATATTCGGCAACTGCCCTATGTGGTGGGTGCGTCGTGGTGGTCGTTCAACGATTACCTCAGTCGGCACGACGGCACGAACCCGGACGGCACCCGACCTTGGGGACTCGTTCGGGGCGACCGCTCGAAACGGCTACTCTACAAAGCACACCAGACCGGCATGGCGCCCCTTACCGTTGAAAAAGTAAGCTGGACGACTGGCACTGAGGGTGTTCACAGCGTTACCCTGCGCGTTACCGCCCGTACTGATTTCCCAGCCTACACCCTCAAAAAGTACCAGCTGAAAGTGGATAAAACGCTGCTGCCTATCCCCGATTTACAGCCCGGCCAACAGGCCAACCTTACGTTCCCGGTGCGTGGTTTCGACAAGACGCTGACCATTGAAGTCATCAAACCAACCGGCTTTTCCATTCTTACCCAAACGATTGATTCAACGAATGATACGCGAGCAAGCAACTGATAAACGAACACTCAAAAGCATTCGCCACGAAGCCGACCTGCTGGTTGTTGGCGGGGGGCTATCCGGCGTCTGCTGCGCGCTGACAGCGGCCCGGGCGGGCATTCGGGTGCTGCTGGTGCAGGACAGGCCGGTGCTGGGCGGGAACTCCTCCAGCGAAGTTCGGCTTTGGGTGCTGGGGGCCACCTCCCACATGGGCAACAATAACCGATGGGCCCGCGAAGGGGGTGCCATCGACGAAATTCTGCTCGAAAACCTTTACCGCAATCCCGAAGGCAACGCGCTTATTTACGATACCATTCTGCTTGAAAAAGTAGTACTGGAACCTAACATTACACTGTTGCTCAACACGGCCGTTTATTCGGTGGAGATGGACCCGAACAACGGGGCAGAAACCAGTAGCCGCATTAAATCCGTGAGTGCTTTTTGCTCACAAAACAGCACCACCTACGAATTAGTCGCTCCCCTTTTCTGCGATGCTTCCGGCGATGGCATCATGGCGTTTCAGGCGGGTGCGGCTTTCCGGATGGGGGCCGAATCGAGGGAGGAGTTCGGCGAAAAGTTTGCTCCTTCGGCTGATTACGGCGAGTTGCTGGGCCACTCCATGTATTTCTACTCGAAAGATACGGGTAAGCCGGTTCGGTTTGTACCGCCCGCCTATGCCTTGCAGGACATAACCAAAATCCCCC is a window of Spirosoma linguale DSM 74 DNA encoding:
- a CDS encoding hypothetical protein (KEGG: hypothetical protein); the encoded protein is MTDRRTFLASAAGLFLTSSAMGSPWNNPTGNGSDTLDLNALMQPIQPRSILRDPDWYIWGGGMVRTPDGICHMLFARWPRKEGYNAWVTHSEIAHATSNDPLGPWTVTGPVFERRPGFWDADNLHNPLIQEFDGKYYLYYSGNFGPRDGTRDGWWIHRNNQRLGVAVADHPAGPWKRFDKPLLDRTTGSFDGLLVNSPTVARNRAGHYVMVYKGVSEGPMPFGGKVRMGLATATNPLGPWKKENITLFDHPTEQFPTDDNFIWYQPTRNGEGRFYAIVKDYRGFYTKQARPGSVEKESLVLFTSKTGRDWTLAAHPFVSDFHLRWANGSVSDRLHRLDQPQVWLENGKPSVLFLAVKAKDDADDSDLSYNIQIKLKA
- a CDS encoding RagB/SusD domain protein (PFAM: RagB/SusD domain protein), with product MKFTRICSFLGLTFLLAQLSACQLTETPYSFVSPQQFYTSASDAEAALTAAYTPVTDLYGRVGTQLPDYSADQSFPRAVVGRDQLTVFSYDATMDLIGGYWQHCFNGINRANQVLDNVPKIAMDDTRKKQILAEAYFLRGLYYFHLVKTFGEVPIKQTSTKDIASTEAAKSKVEEVYALIFKDFEQAIKDLPATPKDRGRAAIGAAQGLLAKAYLYAGNWAKAVENAQAVIQSNRYSLMPNVLDLYNPLKEDAARTEQIFAAEFSALSGLNSSDLVGFYAPANSPPVFSKAAFGSAFGYMSFYNSFNPVDKRRQLLDTAYVNSAGKLIGQADVTLKDRVIIKKFLDPNSNGANGENNFPILRLADVYLIAAEAEARQNGPTAIAYAAINTVRRRAGIPDLTPGLSKDAFIEAVLQERSWELFVEADRWYDLTRTGKFKMVANVLNSYYPSRPVQDKHRFFPIPNVEVLTNSKLEQNPAWK
- a CDS encoding Beta-galactosidase (PFAM: glycoside hydrolase family 2 sugar binding; glycoside hydrolase family 2 immunoglobulin domain protein beta-sandwich; glycoside hydrolase family 2 TIM barrel~KEGG: sit:TM1040_3871 beta-glucuronidase), with amino-acid sequence MTQLKTISPVLLILWATLLSHAQYAIRDPNAIPLHGEWRFALDPVDAGERGNWYRDDASLNRWEKVTVPHCFSVDPRFQFYTGTAWYRRTFPFKSTPGKRVILHFDAAYYETSVWINNRKVGTHEGGYTPFHFDVTDYLQSDPANGALNTIAISVNNNTWKTTTIPGAKDNNLPESFPGWLNYGGLIRPVYLTVEPETYVDNIKIEAVPDLAKGTSTLKIKTRIRNAGKQAITPKLAFRVEQNGKPVVLTWKQSAGSIAANQTAVLEAETVLKAADVKLWSVDQPTLYDLQVIAATDTARTHFGIRKVEVRNAQLLLNGKPIKVAGGNRVVDYTGLGSLEPDWVVEKDMRLMKEAGMELHRLTHYTPSETVYDWADRNGMLIISEAGNWQLTPRQMDNDTMRTKFRQQFREMAERDWNHPSVIAYSVGNEYLSEQPAGQRWTKDMIAFARELDPTRLYTFASMRLNSLPKKPEDEASQYCDFISTNTYGNHANILKHIHSLYPDKPIFVSEYGTRADGKDGEAGQVTHIEKFLTDIRQLPYVVGASWWSFNDYLSRHDGTNPDGTRPWGLVRGDRSKRLLYKAHQTGMAPLTVEKVSWTTGTEGVHSVTLRVTARTDFPAYTLKKYQLKVDKTLLPIPDLQPGQQANLTFPVRGFDKTLTIEVIKPTGFSILTQTIDSTNDTRASN
- a CDS encoding hypothetical protein (KEGG: amc:MADE_00608 hypothetical protein), which translates into the protein MRVVLDINVLLIALPVSSPYRPIFDALRTGKFDLILSTNILLEYHEKLAEKTSPSVADNVVKLLLSLDNCTLQSVYFEWNLMHNDPDDNKYADCALASSADHLVSEDRHFSILRDIAFPRLSVIRIDEFLDLLRP
- a CDS encoding Na+/solute symporter (PFAM: Na+/solute symporter~KEGG: vsp:VS_1241 putative sodium/substrate symport), with translation MNTTIDTAVIVIFSAFVLVIGMLFARTGRNLKSFFAGGEAVPWFIGGLSLFMSFFSAGTFVAWGSIAYKYGWVAITIQWTMCIGAIITGLWLAPRWKKTGALTAAEFIRKRLGLTVQKTYIFIFTLVSIFIKGSVLYPVAKLVSISLNLPLIPTTIGLGIFMIAYTAVGGLWAVMVTDILQFVVLSAAVFILMPLAFDKVGGFEAFTQKVPATFFEPLNGEYTFGFVLAFIFYHIAYIGGNWTFVQRYTSVDSPKSARKVAFLFAGLYLVSPIIWMLPPMIYKAINPSLVGLDTENAYLEICRLVLPPGLLGLMLTGMYFSTSASANTALNVVSAVFTNDIYKGIINPGATDGQLIRVARLSSWGFGLGMIGIALLVPYVGGIVEVVLSIGAVTGGPLLAPAIWALFSKRQTGRTTLWITCSTLGLNLVFKLILPVLAGIKLSRAEEMVMGMGVPILLLAVAEWLASRETTVSSDYLRYVQDKADAPVMSSKEAASEAVETKRQNRFGLKVIAGSLVFTALMLFGLSFLTTEGAGITATISAVVLVMAVIPWRAAQRVKLSSGPQQVEKLINSDN